From the Candidatus Manganitrophaceae bacterium genome, one window contains:
- a CDS encoding ABC transporter ATP-binding protein, producing the protein MNILDISDLHKSFGPKKIFQGITLTVGETEKVGIIGQNGSGKSTLFQIVAGLEPPDSGKLSFKKGIAIGYLSQNPILNETRTVREELDASLGEIRVKLDAYHAVTNKMKSASPAEVSALLKEQEALNTWLEHHQGWETDHRIDEVLLRLNILNRDEKISVLSGGMRKRVALAKLLLQLPDLLMLDEPTNHLDIKTTEWLEKFLTAYPGAVMLTTHDRYFLDRVVRRIFEVNAGTICCTRGGYSDYLQARAERLLHETRVQNRLVTLLRRESEWMKRGPKARGTKSKARIGRFYQMQDQRETKEDRQIGLHLETGHRLGNTILELVYLNKTLENKLLIKDLSISLKKGDRIGIVGANGCGKTTLLRMILGEMHLSSGKIVLGKNTKISYFDQNRASLDPDSRVEASLGEGYWVTVRGERRHKVGYLAEFFFEAHDHKRLVRTLSGGEKARLILAKIMLEKTNMLILDEPTNDLDIPTLQLLDDVLVNYDGCILMVTHDRFFLDKVSTGILSFEGEGQVRYTEGNYAVYQERLKAEKKDRAKQSHQIAAQDRPPSTGEEKSPNTKKRKGLSYKEKRELEGIETKIENLEARKKELETFLQNPAAHATEKGGLEAWSIEFAEIETGLQDTMDRWEVLESKREG; encoded by the coding sequence ATGAATATTCTGGATATTTCCGATCTTCATAAATCATTTGGTCCCAAAAAGATTTTCCAGGGGATCACCTTGACGGTTGGAGAGACAGAAAAGGTCGGCATCATTGGCCAGAACGGCTCAGGGAAGAGCACGCTCTTTCAGATTGTGGCTGGGCTTGAACCGCCGGACAGCGGAAAGCTCTCATTTAAGAAAGGGATTGCCATTGGCTATCTCTCACAGAATCCCATCCTGAATGAGACCCGGACGGTTCGTGAAGAGCTTGATGCGTCCCTTGGAGAGATTCGCGTCAAACTGGATGCCTACCATGCGGTGACAAACAAGATGAAATCCGCCTCACCCGCAGAGGTTTCCGCCCTCCTGAAAGAACAGGAGGCCTTGAATACCTGGCTTGAACATCATCAGGGATGGGAAACCGATCACCGGATTGACGAAGTTCTCCTTCGATTGAATATCCTGAACCGTGATGAGAAGATTTCGGTGCTCAGTGGCGGGATGAGAAAGCGCGTTGCCCTGGCCAAACTCCTCCTTCAGTTGCCTGATCTTCTGATGCTGGATGAACCGACCAACCATCTCGATATAAAAACAACCGAGTGGCTGGAGAAATTTCTGACTGCCTACCCCGGGGCCGTCATGCTGACCACCCATGACCGCTATTTTCTCGACCGGGTTGTCCGGCGAATCTTCGAGGTCAACGCCGGGACGATTTGCTGCACACGCGGCGGCTATAGCGATTATCTGCAAGCCAGGGCCGAACGGCTGCTCCATGAAACACGCGTCCAGAACCGCCTGGTGACCTTGCTGCGCCGCGAATCCGAGTGGATGAAGCGCGGGCCGAAGGCGAGAGGGACCAAGTCGAAGGCCCGAATCGGCCGCTTTTATCAAATGCAGGACCAGAGGGAGACGAAAGAAGATCGGCAGATCGGCCTCCATCTTGAAACCGGCCACCGCCTGGGAAATACCATCCTGGAGCTGGTTTACCTGAATAAAACCCTGGAAAACAAGCTGTTGATCAAGGATCTCTCGATCAGCCTAAAAAAGGGAGATCGGATCGGTATTGTCGGGGCGAACGGCTGCGGAAAGACAACGCTTCTTAGAATGATTCTGGGAGAGATGCATCTTTCTTCTGGAAAGATTGTCCTGGGAAAGAATACAAAGATTTCCTATTTTGACCAGAACCGGGCCTCGCTTGATCCCGATAGCCGGGTTGAGGCCTCCCTCGGAGAAGGCTATTGGGTGACGGTGAGAGGGGAGCGAAGGCACAAGGTGGGTTATCTGGCCGAATTTTTCTTTGAGGCGCATGATCATAAACGGCTGGTCCGGACCCTGTCGGGCGGGGAAAAGGCCCGGCTCATCCTCGCGAAGATCATGCTGGAAAAAACGAACATGTTGATCCTCGACGAACCGACCAACGACCTGGACATCCCGACGCTTCAACTCCTGGACGATGTTCTCGTCAACTACGACGGCTGCATCCTCATGGTGACCCACGACCGTTTTTTTCTGGACAAGGTTTCCACCGGCATCCTGAGTTTTGAAGGGGAGGGCCAGGTCCGCTATACAGAAGGGAACTACGCCGTCTATCAGGAGCGCTTAAAAGCCGAAAAAAAAGACCGGGCAAAACAATCGCATCAGATAGCCGCACAGGACAGACCTCCATCGACCGGAGAGGAAAAGTCACCAAACACGAAAAAACGAAAAGGCCTGAGCTATAAAGAAAAGCGTGAACTGGAAGGCATAGAAACCAAGATCGAGAACCTCGAAGCCCGGAAAAAAGAACTGGAGACCTTCCTGCAAAATCCGGCGGCCCATGCCACAGAAAAAGGAGGCCTGGAGGCCTGGTCTATAGAATTCGCGGAAATCGAAACGGGCTTACAGGATACGATGGACCGTTGGGAAGTCCTGGAGTCAAAGCGAGAGGGGTGA